The following coding sequences are from one Salvia hispanica cultivar TCC Black 2014 chromosome 3, UniMelb_Shisp_WGS_1.0, whole genome shotgun sequence window:
- the LOC125211013 gene encoding O-glucosyltransferase rumi homolog, with protein MEALRRPLARSSLVALFFVVLTVGAFVCTRFLDSSAAALMDTNSPQSPVLQPEAVGSTRNLQNAPKAIHIPLNCSLGELSLTCPANYYPSHVSAEAKLHSSSPPPSCPDYFRWIHDDLWPWRETGITREMVMSARRTANFRLVVVDGKAYVERYSKSFQSRDTFTLWGILQLLRRYPGKLPDFDLMFDCVDWPVIKKDAFVAPKYPAPPPLFRYCGNDSTMDIVFPDWSFWGWPEINIKPWEALSKELKEGNTRTQWRDREPYAYWKGNPVVAATRMDLLKCNVSETRDWNARVYAQDWGLEQREGYKQSDLASQCIHRFKIYIEGSAWSVSEKYILACDSVTLLVKPIYYDFFTRSLMPLKHYWPIKDEDKCRSIKHAVEWGNSHQEEAQAIGKAASSFIQDELKMDYVYDYMFHLLSEYAKLLKYKPTVPEKAFELCSEVMACPAKGIEKKFMVDSVVGPASTEPCTMPPPYNPASLHSVIERKDDGMKQVDTWEREYWKSHNKQM; from the exons ATGGAGGCGCTCCGGCGGCCGCTGGCCAGATCGTCGCTGGTGGCGCTCTTCTTCGTCGTCCTCACCGTCGGCGCGTTCGTTTGCACGCGCTTCCTCGACTCCTCTGCCGCCGCC TTAATGGATACAAATTCCCCTCAAAGCCCAGTGCTTCAACCCGAAGCAGTGGGTTCGACTCGGAATCTCCAGAATGCTCCGAAGGCCATACACATCCCATTAAACTGTTCGTTGGGCGAACTTTCTCTGACCTGCCCTGCCAATTACTATCCGTCTCATGTTTCAGCCGAAGCGAAACTCCATTCGTCTTCGCCACCACCATCTTGCCCGGATTACTTCCGTTGGATTCACGACGACCTTTGGCCGTGGAGGGAGACCGGTATTACTAGAGAGATGGTGATGAGCGCCAGACGGACAGCAAATTTCCGACTGGTGGTGGTTGACGGGAAAGCTTACGTGGAAAGATATAGTAAATCGTTTCAGAGCAGAGATACCTTCACACTATGGGGGATCTTGCAGTTACTGAGGCGGTATCCGGGCAAACTCCCTGACTTTGACCTCATGTTTGATTGCGTTGATTGGCCAGTCATAAAGAAGGACGCGTTCGTTGCACCAAAATACCCCGCGCCTCCTCCTCTGTTCCGATATTGTGGGAATGACTCCACAATGGATATCGTATTTCCCGACTGGTCTTTCTGGGGCTG GCCGGAGATCAATATAAAGCCGTGGGAGGCGTTGTCTAAGGAGTTGAAAGAGGGGAATACGCGGACTCAATGGAGAGACAGGGAGCCGTATGCTTACTGGAAGGGTAATCCGGTTGTAGCTGCCACGAGGATGGACTTACTCAAATGTAATGTTTCGGAGACACGCGATTGGAACGCTCGTGTCTACGCTCAG GATTGGGGGCTGGAACAGAGGGAGGGTTACAAGCAATCGGATTTAGCAAGCCAATGCATTCATAGATTCAAGATCTATATTGAAGGATCGGCGTGGTCTGTGAGCGAGAAGTACATTCTGGCATGTGATTCTGTCACGCTCCTCGTGAAGCCTATTTACTACGACTTCTTCACGAGAAGCCTGATGCCGCTGAAGCATTACTGGCCGATTAAGGACGAAGACAAGTGCAGATCCATTAAGCACGCGGTGGAGTGGGGAAACAGCCATCAAGAAGAG GCGCAGGCCATAGGCAAGGCCGCGAGCAGTTTCATCCAAGACGAGCTGAAGATGGATTATGTTTACGACTACATGTTCCATTTGTTGAGCGAGTATGCTAAGCTCTTGAAATACAAGCCCACCGTGCCTGAGAAAGCGTTTGAGCTTTGCTCGGAGGTGATGGCATGTCCTGCAAAGGGAATTGAGAAGAAATTCATGGTGGATTCAGTCGTAGGTCCTGCCTCGACCGAGCCATGCACGATGCCTCCGCCATACAACCCTGCTTCTCTTCATTCTGTGATTGAGAGAAAAGATGATGGAATGAAGCAAGTTGACACTTGGGAAAGAGAATACTGGAAAAGTCATAATAAGCAAATGTAG
- the LOC125209827 gene encoding protein O-glucosyltransferase 1-like, with amino-acid sequence MKATQWSLERSSLVALFFAVTTLGVFICTRFFYISLMDSKYQVFTPEVGSGSGSTRNLETGPEATHIPLNCSLGELSRTCPASYYLSQVSAEASSPPSSCPDYFHWIYEDLSPWRETGITREMVMSARRTANFRLVVVDGKAYVEQYGRPYQSRDTFTLWGILQLLRRYPGKLPDLDLMFDCNTFPFITKDNFRASKDPAPPPLFGYCGNDSSLDILFPDWSFWGWPEINIKPWEALSKELKEGNTRTQWRDREPYAYWKGNPLVAATRMDLLKCNVSDKQDWNARIYAQNWGLEQKKGYKQSDLASQCIHRFKIYIEGVAWSASQKYIMACDSVTLLVKPIFYEFFTRSLMPLKHYWPIKDEDKCRSIKHAVEWGTNHQEKAQAMGKAASSFILDDLKMDYIYDYMFHLLSEYAKLLQYKPTIPEKASELCSELLACPAKGLEKKFMVDSLVGPASTQPCTMPPPYNAAYLHSVIERKDNGMKQVDTWEREYWKKS; translated from the exons ATGAAAGCGACTCAATGGTCGCTGGAGAGATCGTCGTTGGTGGCGCTCTTCTTCGCCGTCACTACTCTTGGCGTGTTCATTTGCACGCGCTTCTTCTACATCTCt TTAATGGATTCAAAATACCAAGTGTTTACACCCGAGGTGGGTTCGGGTTCGGGTTCGACCCGAAATCTCGAGACTGGTCCCGAGGCCACACACATCCCGTTAAACTGTTCGTTGGGCGAACTCTCTAGAACCTGCCCTGCCAGTTACTATCTGTCTCAGGTTTCAGCCGAAGCCTCTTCGCCACCATCATCATGTCCGGATTACTTCCATTGGATATACGAAGACCTCTCGCCATGGAGGGAGACTGGTATTACTAGGGAGATGGTGATGAGCGCCAGACGGACAGCAAATTTCCGACTAGTGGTGGTAGACGGGAAAGCTTACGTGGAACAATACGGTAGACCATATCAGAGCAGAGATACTTTCACACTATGGGGAATCTTACAATTGCTGAGGCGGTATCCGGGCAAACTCCCTGACTTGGACCTCATGTTCGACTGTAATACTTTTCCGTTTATCACCAAGGATAATTTCCGAGCTTCTAAAGATCCCGCACCTCCTCCATTGTTCGGATACTGTGGCAATGACTCTTCCTTGGACATTTTGTTTCCAGACTGGTCTTTCTGGGGCTG GCCCGAGATCAATATAAAGCCGTGGGAGGCGCTGTCTAAGGAGTTAAAAGAAGGGAATACGCGGACTCAATGGAGAGACAGGGAGCCGTACGCTTACTGGAAGGGTAATCCGCTTGTAGCTGCCACGAGGATGGACTTACTCAAGTGTAACGTTTCGGATAAACAGGACTGGAACGCTCGTATCTACGCTCAG AACTGGGGCCTGGAACAGAAGAAGGGTTACAAGCAATCAGATTTAGCAAGCCAATGCATTCACAGATTCAAAATCTATATTGAAGGAGTTGCCTGGTCTGCAAGTCAGAAATACATCATGGCATGCGATTCTGTCACGCTGCTCGTCAAGCCTATTTTTTACGAATTCTTCACCAGAAGCTTGATGCCGTTGAAGCATTACTGGCCGATTAAGGACGAAGACAAGTGCAGATCCATCAAGCATGCGGTGGAGTGGGGAACCAACCATCAGGAAAAG GCTCAGGCCATGGGCAAGGCCGCCAGCAGTTTCATCCTAGACGATCTAAAGATGGATTATATTTACGACTACATGTTCCATTTGTTGAGCGAGTACGCTAAGCTCTTGCAATACAAGCCCACCATACCTGAGAAAGCGTCTGAACTTTGCTCGGAGCTGCTGGCTTGTCCTGCAAAGGGACTTGAGAAGAAATTCATGGTTGATTCACTCGTAGGTCCTGCCTCGACACAGCCATGCACGATGCCTCCGCCATACAACGCTGCTTATCTTCATTCTGTGATTGAAAGAAAAGATAATGGAATGAAACAAGTAGACACTTGGGAAAGAGAATACTGGAAAAAGTCATAA
- the LOC125216156 gene encoding actin-depolymerizing factor 7-like, translating to MVRANSASGMAVDDECKLRFQKRNYRYITFKIEDQEVVLDKLGGPDDIYDKFTSSLPANECRYAVYDEKCQKSKIIFVAWSPETSKVRNKMVYASSKDRFKRELDGIQVELQATDASEMSLDIVKITCCLIDYRHHLLFGCSSSPYGFMLSGCFLVSQHRFVLYFVLVIAILSFYELS from the exons ATGGTGCGG GCGAATTCCGCATCCGGGATGGCTGTGGATGACGAGTGTAAGCTCAGGTTCCAGAAACGAAACTACCGTTACATCACCTTCAAGATCGAAGATCAGGAGGTGGTGCTGGACAAGCTTGGCGGCCCTGATGACATTTATGACAAGTTCACATCATCTCTCCCTGCCAACGAGTGTCGCTACGCTGTCTATGATGAGAAATGCCAGAAGAGCAAGATCATCTTCGTTGCGTGGT CACCAGAGACATCCAAAGTGAGAAATAAGATGGTCTATGCTAGCTCAAAGGACAGGTTTAAGAGGGAATTGGATGGAATCCAAGTTGAGCTGCAAGCGACCGATGCCAGTGAAATGAGCCTAGACATCGTAAAAATCACGTGCTGCCTGATTGATTACAGACATCATCTTCTATTCGGTTGCAGCTCATCCCCCTATGGCTTCATGTTGTCTGgttgttttcttgtttcacAGCACAGATTTGTGCTGTATTTTGTCTTAGTTATAGcaattctctctttttatgAACTTTCTTGA
- the LOC125213789 gene encoding tubulin beta-1 chain-like → MREILHIQGGQCGNQIGAKFWEVVCAEHGIDTTGRYSGDNELQLERVNVYYNEASCGRFVPRAVLMDLEPGTMDSVRSGTYGQIFRPDNFVFGQSGAGNNWAKGHYTEGAELIDSVLDVVRKEAENCDCLQGFQVCHSLGGGTGSGMGTLLISKIREEYPDRMMLTFSVFPSPKVSDTVVEPYNATLSVHQLVENADECMVLDNEALYDICFRTLKLTTPSFGDLNHLISATMSGVTCCLRFPGQLNSDLRKLAVNLIPFPRLHFFMVGFAPLTSRGSQQYRALTVPELTQQMWDSKNMMCAADPRHGRYLTASAMFRGKMSTKEVDEQMINVQNKNSSYFVEWIPNNVKSTVCDIPPTGLKMASTFIGNSTSIQEMFRRVSEQFTAMFRRKAFLHWYTGEGMDEMEFTEAESNMNDLVSEYQQYQDATADEDEEGYEYEDEDEYQEEA, encoded by the exons ATGCGTGAGATCTTGCACATCCAGGGTGGCCAGTGCGGCAACCAAATCGGTGCGAAATTCTGGGAGGTAGTGTGCGCCGAGCACGGCATCGACACCACCGGCCGCTACAGCGGCGACAACGAGCTCCAATTGGAGCGCGTCAATGTCTACTACAATGAAGCCAGCTGCGGGAGGTTTGTTCCGCGCGCCGTGCTCATGGATTTGGAGCCCGGAACCATGGACAGCGTTAGATCTGGGACGTACGGCCAGATTTTCAGGCCTGATAACTTCGTTTTCGGCCAATCCGGCGCCGGAAACAACTGGGCGAAGGGGCACTATACCGAAGGGGCGGAGTTAATCGATTCGGTGCTTGACGTTGTGCGGAAGGAGGCTGAGAATTGCGATTGCTTACAGG GATTTCAGGTGTGCCACTCATTGGGAGGTGGAACAGGTTCAGGAATGGGAACTCTTCTGATTTCTAAAATCAGGGAAGAGTATCCAGACCGAATGATGCTCACTTTCTCCGTCTTCCCATCGCCTAAAGTGTCGGACACTGTCGTTGAGCCTTACAATGCCACTCTGTCTGTTCACCAGCTTGTTGAAAATGCTGATGAATGCATGGTGTTGGATAATGAAGCTTTGTATGACATTTGTTTCAGAACCCTCAAACTTACCACCCCCAGCT TTGGTGATCTCAACCATCTGATTTCTGCAACCATGAGCGGTGTGACTTGCTGCCTGCGTTTCCCTGGGCAGCTCAACTCAGATCTCCGCAAACTTGCTGTCAACTTAATTCCTTTCCCCAGACTGCATTTTTTCATGGTTGGCTTTGCTCCGCTCACTTCTCGTGGGTCACAGCAGTACAGAGCCCTCACCGTCCCCGAACTCACCCAGCAAATGTGGGATTCGAAGAACATGATGTGTGCTGCTGATCCTCGCCATGGTCGTTACCTAACAGCTTCAGCCATGTTCCGTGGGAAGATGAGCACAAAGGAGGTGGACGAGCAGATGATCAACGTCCAGAACAAGAACTCGTCTTACTTTGTTGAGTGGATCCCCAATAACGTCAAGTCGACTGTTTGTGACATCCCCCCAACCGGTCTGAAGATGGCGTCGACCTTCATTGGTAACTCCACCTCCATTCAGGAGATGTTCCGGAGGGTGAGTGAGCAATTCACGGCCATGTTCAGGAGGAAGGCTTTCTTGCACTGGTACACAGGTGAGGGAATGGACGAGATGGAGTTCACGGAGGCGGAGAGCAACATGAATGATCTAGTTTCTGAATACCAGCAGTATCAGGATGCAACGGCTGATGAGGACGAGGAGGGCTATGAATATGAAGACGAAGATGAGTATCAGGAGGAGGCTTGA
- the LOC125209828 gene encoding putative glucan endo-1,3-beta-glucosidase GVI translates to MATLFHSSLAFFFTFLLYNHPGGEAAVGVNYGLSGNNLPPPSAAIARLQQTGIKKIRLFQPEKAVLDALHDTGISVIVGTLNADLQPLASDRAAAAAWVAANILPHHPAVTFTCIAAGNEVFPGDLAQFIPAALENLAAALAAANLNIPVSTAISMQPLSTSYPPSAGDFSEAAKPVMTQIANFLQAKGYPLLVNVYPYFARAGDPANVDLDFALFRPGNTAVHDGELTYLNLFDSMTDAAYAALEKVGAGGVEIIVSETGWPSAGGVEAGVENAQTYVNNLIGHVTSSGTPRRPGKQVEAYIFALFNENMKPEGVEQHWGLFYPDLTPVYPLTKIG, encoded by the exons AtggccacacttttccattCTTCTTTGgcatttttcttcactttcttgCTGTATAATCATCCAG GAGGCGAAGCTGCCGTAGGGGTCAACTACGGCCTCAGCGGAAACAACCTTCCACCGCCTTCCGCGGCCATAGCGCGCCTTCAACAAAccggaattaaaaaaattaggcTTTTCCAACCCGAAAAAGCCGTCCTCGACGCCTTACACGACACCGGCATCTCAGTAATAGTCGGAACCCTCAATGCGGACCTTCAACCCCTCGCCTCCGACagagccgccgccgccgcctggGTCGCGGCCAACATCCTCCCCCACCACCCCGCCGTCACATTCACCTGCATCGCCGCCGGCAACGAGGTCTTCCCCGGCGATCTCGCCCAATTCATCCCCGCCGCGCTGGAGAATCTCGCCGCCGCACTCGCCGCCGCCAATCTAAACATCCCGGTCTCCACCGCCATCTCGATGCAGCCTCTCTCCACCTCCTACCCCCCCTCCGCCGGCGATTTCTCCGAGGCCGCGAAACCGGTGATGACTCAGATCGCGAATTTCCTGCAGGCGAAGGGGTACCCTCTGCTTGTGAATGTGTACCCTTACTTCGCCCGTGCGGGGGACCCGGCCAACGTGGATCTCGACTTCGCGCTTTTCCGCCCCGGGAACACGGCGGTCCACGACGGAGAGTTGACCTACCTCAACCTCTTTGATTCGATGACGGATGCGGCTTACGCGGCTTTGGAGAAGGTCGGGGCCGGGGGTGTGGAGATCATCGTGTCCGAGACGGGGTGGCCGAGCGCGGGAGGGGTTGAGGCGGGAGTGGAAAATGCTCAAACGTACGTGAATAATTTGATAGGGCACGTGACTTCGTCCGGGACGCCGCGGAGGCCGGGGAAGCAGGTGGAGGCCTACATATTCGCTTTGTTTAATGAGAATATGAAGCCTGAGGGTGTAGAGCAACATTGGGGTTTGTTTTACCCCGATCTCACTCCGGTTTATCCCCTTACTAAGATTGGTTGA
- the LOC125209829 gene encoding glucan endo-1,3-beta-glucosidase-like: MENLAGALAAANLNIPVSTAISMQPLSTSYPPSAGDFSAAAKPGMTQIANFLQSKKYPLLVNVYPYFARAGDPADVDLDFALFRPGKTVVRDGARTYLNLFDSMTDAAYAALEKVGAGDVEIVVTETGWPSDGGKDAGVANAQTYVKNLIAYVASGKGTPRRPGKQVEAYIFALFNENMKPAGVEQHWGLFYPNVTPVYTINRIG, encoded by the coding sequence ATGGAGAATCTTGCCGGCGCACTCGCCGCCGCCAATCTAAACATCCCGGTCTCCACCGCCATCTCGATGCAGCCTCTCTCCACCTCCTACCCCCCCTCCGCCGGCGATTTCTCCGCCGCCGCGAAGCCGGGAATGACTCAGATCGCGAATTTCCTGCAGTCGAAGAAGTACCCTCTGCTTGTGAATGTGTACCCTTACTTCGCACGTGCGGGGGACCCAGCCGACGTGGATCTCGACTTCGCGCTTTTCCGCCCGGGAAAGACGGTTGTTCGAGACGGCGCGAGGACTTACCTCAACCTGTTCGATTCGATGACAGATGCGGCGTACGCGGCGTTGGAGAAGGTCGGGGCCGGGGACGTGGAGATCGTCGTGACGGAGACCGGGTGGCCGAGTGACGGAGGGAAGGACGCGGGAGTGGCAAATGCTCAAACGTACGTGAAGAATTTGATTGCCTACGTGGCGTCTGGTAAGGGGACGCCACGGAGGCCGGGGAAGCAGGTGGAGGCCTACATATTCGCGTTGTTTAACGAGAATATGAAGCCGGCGGGGGTAGAGCAACATTGGGGTTTGTTTTACCCCAATGTTACTCCGGTTTATACTATTAATAGGATTGGTTGA